CCCACTCGCGGGGCCGCCCCGGAATCACCCACAGCGCCGCGAACACCGGTCCCACCACCAGAAGAAACATGGCGCCGAACATCGCCGTGATGCTCCCCAGCAGAAGCGTGATCAGCAGCAGCCCGAAGCACAGGGCGACCGGCACCGCGACGACCAGGACACCGGCGCGCTGCAACGGGCGGTGGCCCTGCCTCCAGCTCTGCGACTCCGCGCCCACCTGTTTGTCGGTGACGTTCTCCTTCAGGTACTCCTTGCGCGCCTTCTTGTCGGGGCCGAGGTCGAGGACGGCTTTGCCGTACTTCTGGCACGCCTTCATCGACCCGAACTCCGCCAGACACCACGGGACGCCCACGTACACCCGCCACACCGTGTCAGTGGCGCGGCGCACCACCCGGTCGTCGGCGTCGCCGGGGTAGGTGGTGGTGTGGCCGAGGCGGAACGGCATCTTCTCGATGCCGCCTCCGGCCGATCCAATGCCGGCCTCCGTAGCGGTCATCGCCACTTCGGTGCCGATGGTGCGTCCCTCGTCCACTCCGTCCACCCACACCTGAGGGGTCTGGAGAAGGGTTGCCGCTGCGACGGCGGAGACCAGCACCCACGCGAGATCCGAGAACCCCCCGCCGTCCCCGCGCTGCGCCCGCAGGAACGCGACCAGGGCGCCGACCGCGAGCGCGCTGGGGAACAGTCCGACCAGGACGGCGCCCGCGCTCCCGCTGATGGCTTGGGTCAGCGGGCCTTGGATGTCGGGCATGTTGGTGAGCGAGAACGCCCAGCTCGCCAGCGTCGCGACGGCGGCGCCGAGGGTGGCCAGGATGACCATGAGGATGTCGGCGATCATGTGCAGCGCCGGGTCGAGGAAGTCCCACTGGCCGTAGTCCGTGTCCAGGCTCCAGGTCAGCAGCCCGGGGTAGGTCTCGTACATCGTGCCGCCGTCGCGCGGGACCGGCGCCGCTGGGAACAGTCCGCCGACACCGATCGGGTCGATCGTCTCGGCGTGCGCGGTCCCGGCCAGGACGGACAGGGTGGTCATCACCGCCATGACCGGGACGGCGAGCGTGCGGAGGCGCATCACCCGACCTCCCGGCCGAGGGCGGAGCGCGCCGGGTCGTCGGACCACGTGAGATCGGAGTCGGCGACGTCCTCGCGCTGCTCCACCCACCAGGCGCCGGAATCCTCCGTCATCCGCAGCGCGACGCGGCTGGTCGTGGCCGGCTTGCCGGGCCAGGTGACGGTATAGGCGGCGATCACGGCCCACCCCGCCGGGTAGTCCGAGGTGGCGATGGCCCGGGTCGGGGCGCGGTCCAGGATGACGGGGCCGATGGCCGGCCCGTCCGTCTCCGGTTCCGGCGGTGCGGTGTGCCGGTCGTGGCAGGCGGCGCGGCGGCCGGGGGACATGAGGGAGCAAGCGGTCGTCCAGTCGTCGGCGACGACGGCCCGCATGTAGGTCAGGGCGCGGTCGGCGGCGACGGCGGAGGGCGCCGGGGCGGCCGGGGCGGAATCCGCGGTGCCTCCCTCCTTGGCTCCGTCGCCACATCCGGCGGCGAGGACGGCGAGCGCGGCCAGGAGGACGGCGGCGGGACGGCGGCGGGCGCTCATGCGAACACCCCGTCCGCGACAGGGGCGTCGCCGGTCTCGGCGTCGGCCCGGGGGGAGGTGTCCAGCAGATCGAGGAGTTCGGCGGTGGGGATGTCCCATTGCATGGTGGCGGCTCCGAACCGGCGGTCTCGAGTAACGCAATGGCCGTGCCGGACCGACCCGTCCGCCTCGATGCCGATGGACCGGATCAGCTCCCGGGCGTGCGGTCCCGGGGGCAGCCCCAGCAGTTCCGCGAGGGCGTCCTGCTGCGCGGCCGAGGTGAGGCGGAACCCGATCACCATGGCGAGCTGCTCGACGACGCCGGGCAGGGCGGCGAGGCCGGTGGCGTCCTGGGTGTCCAGGTGCAGGTGCGTGCCGAGCGCCCGGCCCACCCTGGCGACGTAGTCCAGAAAATGGCGGCCCTGCGGAGTGCCGGTCAGGACGTGCACCTCCGGCACGGACACCAGCTTGGTCAGGGTGCGCAGGTCGGGGCGGCCGGACGTGATGATGCCGAAGGCCAGGACGCTGTGCATGACGGCGACGGAGAGGGCCTGTACGGACGTCCAGCGCTCACGGTCCTCGCCCACGGTCGGCAGGGACAGGCCCGGCATCTGCACCACCCACACCCCGGGGGCGGTGGTCAGCAGGGGCGGCCCATCCTGCGGGCGGCCCATGAACAGGGCACCTTGGGGGGTCTGTGCCAGCTCCCACAGGGCGTGTCCGGTCTCGCGTGCCACCCGGTCGTCGGACGCGCGCAGGTGCTCGATCACCCGCCAGGTCGCCGGTTCCGCGCCGTCCAGAATGGCGTTGGTGGCGGCCTGCAGGGCGGTCTCGGCCCCGGCCGCCCGCAGGTGCGCGGGCGTCACGAGGGAGAGCTGCGCGGGCACTTCGGCGCGGGCGGCGTCGCGGCCGGCCTCCGACAGGAGCGGGATCAGATCGGCGGCCCCGGCCATGGCGCGGTTCATCCGCACCAGCCGGCTCGGAAGGCCGTAGCGCTCTGCCGCGCGCACCAGTCCGGCAAGGTCGCCCTTGAAGTCGAGCGTGAGCGCCCAGGCCCCGGCCATTCCGGCCTCCAGCGCGGCCATGGCCAGGGCGGTGGACTTCCCGCCGCCGGACCGGCCGATATAGGCGGTGGTCGTCGCGTCCTTCCGGTTGGCGGCCGGGGTCAGGCGGACCACGCCCGGGGTGGAGCCGGTGAGGTATCCGACGATCGGGCCGGTGTCGTCGCCCACGCGGGCACCGCCCCACCACCAGGCGCCCGCAAGCGCCCGCGTGTCCCGCACGTGGCCGAGGTCGGGCACCCGCACCCGGTCACCGGCCAGCGTCTCCAGCCACAGGGGCCGCTGCTCGTCGGTGCCCACCTGGACGGTGATCCCCGAGTCCGCGTAGTGGGCGATCACCGCGTCCACGCGGGCCCGCAGGTCCTCCAGCCCTCGCGTGCTGGTCACCACCACGCGGGGATGGTCCTCCACCAGAGACAGTTCCTCGCGCTCCAGCTCGGCGCGCAGGTCGGCCATCGCCTCCCCCGCGTCCGTGATCACGCGGCCCGGGTCACCTACCGCGTGCGTCCCGGCGCTGTTGGTCTGTTCGCGCACCATCCGGGCCGTCTGGTCGGTCCGTGCGATGGCGGCCCGCTTGTGCAGCACCCGCAGCCGCACGGACGCCTCGGGGCTCACCGCGACCAGGCGGGCGGCGACGTCGTCGTCCTCCAGGCCGTCATCGTCGGGGGGCAGGTAGGAGACCTCCGCCAGGGCGCGCAGCCACTCCCCCGGCCCCGGGGTCGCCGCCCTCTCGGGGAACGCGGTCATCACCAGGACGCTGACCCACGCCGCGGTGGCTCCCTCGGCGTCCACCATCCGCAGGTGGTCCGGGTACGGCAGGACGCGGCCTTGCGTGAGCGCCGCCAGGAGCGCACCCGACACCAGGGAGCGGCCGGCCACCGGGGCCGGGACGGACCGGTGCTGCTCCCGCGTCACCATCCACGCGAGCAGCTCGACCGGCGCGGGCGCGCACCGCCAGGGCGAGGCTTCGAGGCGGCGGCCGAGGCGGCGTGCGGCGGTGTGCCAGGTCGCCAGCTCCCGGGCGGGCACCCCGCGCGAGGAGACCCCGGCCGCGTCGGTGATCCGGCGGCCCGGCGAGGCCGTCCGCCCGCCGAGGCGTACCCCGAGCAGCACGTGCCGCACCGGCAGGGCGATCTGGTCCAGGCGGGCGGCGCGGTCCTCCGCCCAGTCCTCCCACCGGCCCGCCGAGTACAGGTCGGGCGCCTCCGCCCGGTAGTCGTCCGCGCTGTACGGGGACCACAGGATGCGCAGGTGGACGTCCATCCCGGCGAGGGTGGACGTCAGCGCCGCCTCGGCCCGCGCCTGCTCCGCGTCGTGCTCCGCCTCCCCCATCAAGTCGCTGTTGCTGGTCTCGGTCGTGTACCAGGCCCACGCCTCCATGTCGGTGAGCACCAGGCCGTCGGCGATCCCCTCGTACCGGGGCGGCGGCGCGGCACGCTCCCCGCCCACGCCCAGCAGTCCAGTGATCCGCTCCAACACCTTCACCGGGTCCTCCCCTTCCGGCCGCGCGGGGCGGCCACCTTCAGCAGGTAGTCCGGCCCGTACAGGCGGGCCGTTGTCTTCATCTCGACCGCCGGCCCGGCCGGTGGAACGTCCTGCACGTCGGCTCCGCCGAGCAGTCGCTCAGTC
This window of the Streptomyces sp. NBC_01264 genome carries:
- a CDS encoding ATP-binding protein; the protein is MKVLERITGLLGVGGERAAPPPRYEGIADGLVLTDMEAWAWYTTETSNSDLMGEAEHDAEQARAEAALTSTLAGMDVHLRILWSPYSADDYRAEAPDLYSAGRWEDWAEDRAARLDQIALPVRHVLLGVRLGGRTASPGRRITDAAGVSSRGVPARELATWHTAARRLGRRLEASPWRCAPAPVELLAWMVTREQHRSVPAPVAGRSLVSGALLAALTQGRVLPYPDHLRMVDAEGATAAWVSVLVMTAFPERAATPGPGEWLRALAEVSYLPPDDDGLEDDDVAARLVAVSPEASVRLRVLHKRAAIARTDQTARMVREQTNSAGTHAVGDPGRVITDAGEAMADLRAELEREELSLVEDHPRVVVTSTRGLEDLRARVDAVIAHYADSGITVQVGTDEQRPLWLETLAGDRVRVPDLGHVRDTRALAGAWWWGGARVGDDTGPIVGYLTGSTPGVVRLTPAANRKDATTTAYIGRSGGGKSTALAMAALEAGMAGAWALTLDFKGDLAGLVRAAERYGLPSRLVRMNRAMAGAADLIPLLSEAGRDAARAEVPAQLSLVTPAHLRAAGAETALQAATNAILDGAEPATWRVIEHLRASDDRVARETGHALWELAQTPQGALFMGRPQDGPPLLTTAPGVWVVQMPGLSLPTVGEDRERWTSVQALSVAVMHSVLAFGIITSGRPDLRTLTKLVSVPEVHVLTGTPQGRHFLDYVARVGRALGTHLHLDTQDATGLAALPGVVEQLAMVIGFRLTSAAQQDALAELLGLPPGPHARELIRSIGIEADGSVRHGHCVTRDRRFGAATMQWDIPTAELLDLLDTSPRADAETGDAPVADGVFA